The following nucleotide sequence is from Arvicola amphibius chromosome 1, mArvAmp1.2, whole genome shotgun sequence.
GATGTAATTCCAAATGAAAAGTGTCAAAGTGTAATATAAACTCTAATATAAGTCTTGacaataaaactaaaacataagTGATTTAGGCTATCAGAAGAGGTTGAGAACtgatgataaaacaaaaatcaacaaccAAGACCTGTGGGGGGGGGTGATGTGCCACAGGTAATGGTTTAACAGTGCAGGTATTGTTGAGAACCTAAAACCTGAGAAAGGATTGAAGGATGTGAGAAACATGTGAGTACCTATGTGTATAAGTTGTGTGAATGCACTATTTCATCATGTTCATTGAGGCTTCTGTTCAAACAATGACAGCTGTTCACTTTAGCCAGCCTTGTATTGCATACAACTGGAATAATTGGAAAAAATGTTAAGTATATATTCAACTTTAAATTATAGCTTACAGAATAAACATTTTCTAAGTATCCCTCAGAACATGGTAAATCAGGGAAGTAGACCTAAAATTGTATATAtgcctacgtgtgtgtgtgtgtgtgtgtgtgtgtgtgtgtgtgtgtgtgttttcatgatcCCTGAAAGAATTGTTCAGAGTTTTAAGAATTACTTTACTCAGGGAATTGGACAGTGAACAAAAGAGCTTTGATGGTGGAATTTTGAAAGTTGACTAATCCTCAGGGTTCAGACACTACATCAAGGTGGCATCAAAGATAGAGTGAAAGACAacataaaaattaagattatCAGGAATCAGACTGAGTCTTCAAGCTGAACACTGTTTCTACCAatcttcatataaaataaaagctaaaatatgCTTGAGGTGGGAATTATGAGGTATCAATTCTTACTTGAGGACATACCACATGTATTTGTACTCATAGTTTTCTATATAACaatattttgtatctttggctgtgaaaaacaaatgtttcttaaataactgcttttttaaaaaacaactttacatcccctccctccccataTTCCTCAAGCTACCTAATGAATGGAATTATATCACTCAATAGAAAACACCTACACTAATGGAATGGTattaaatgaaggaagaaaatattgactatttttatttcagaatccactaacatgaaatttaaaatgaaccTAGAATCAACATTTGTTTAAGGTAATCTTGTTATCATATACTTCTAATAATTCTCAAATGAAAGTGCaccaatacacatataaaaaatcCAAAATTGCTCCTTGAAATTTATGTTCATATGTCATAAATGGCTTATTTCACCTGAGATAATGGTccctggggatttgaattcataTTTGAATCATCAGACTCTTCAGAGACCTATTCTCATTGGTAAATAATGATTGTGGGGGTACAGCTAGGACACTATAAAACATGATGTAATTATCTTCACTCTCTACTTTAGAATGAGTCCTTATTTCAAAAGGTGAGTGTCCTAACTTGCCTCTACCAGTGGAGAATACTTTGCTCTTTGAAAATATGTATCTATTTAGAAGTTGTAGTCAAGAAAAAAGTCaggtataaataagaaaaaattaacatgATTTATATTTTCATAGTCAAATTCCTGTGAATAATCAGGCATAGAGCTTAGTTTTCATAGCTCTCTTATTTATCTACATACTTAGAAGGCTTGAAGCCCACATGGTCTCTAATGGTGTGTAAGCTTAGCACCAAGAAAAAAATGCTAATAAATTCAAAACTTTGACATAGATTGGTGATTTGCTGACCAATACTtcatgaaaacacaaactttGTTTACTGACTGACTACTCTAGCATCACAGGCTCTCGGCACTGTGGACAAACACAAGAATATAAGAATATTTCTCACTATAAAAATCGGCCTTAAGTTAGTCACATAGTTGACAGACTTGATGACCTACAAAGCTAAACATGGACCTTCTATTAGAAAAgctgtcctcctgtctccaacaAATTAACACATTACTCATTTTCTTGTCACTCATAAAGCACAGTATAGTAAGAGCAGACTGACTTCACACTGCCTGTAGTTCATATCATCTTTCCAGTGTTTCCTCTACATTGTTAACTTCCTTAACATTTCCAAATCCCCCTTTTTATAAACCATAAAATTGAATCACTAAGATTTCTAGTATTATTTCATGGAAACAGCAGTATAGCActgtataatatatttaaagtGATTTGGAAAGGAttcctaaagatcagaaaatacTTAGGACTCCATTGCATAATTCTGTATTTGTACATCTtagttctttattttacatatgataaTTCTCTGTTATTTTCAAAAGTCTCACAATTTACACATTCAGAATTAAAAATAGGTATATTTtataacacaaaaatataaattaaagacaTTATTTGAAGGAATTTTCTagcatttcattttgaaatgtattAAATAATCAATGCATATGAACATACAAATACTGGTAACCCAATGTAATACTCTAAATATACGGTTTAAAGGATGCTTTTATTTGTACTATATATGTGTTATTGAAAATATAACCACATATTTATAAATCCTTTCTTGTATGTCTCCCCCACAGCCTTGTTCTGGCAGCACCTACACTCTCCCATGGCTCTCTTGGAGGATAGGAACCACACTGCAGTGACAGAGTTCATTTTATTGGGCCTGACAGATGATGCAGTCCTTAAAGTCATCCTCTTCACCATCATCCTGTGCATCTACCTGGTGACCATGTCTGGGAACCTCAGCACCATCCTTCTTATCAGAGTCTCTTCCCAGCTCCATCACCCCATGTACTTTTTTCTTAGTCACTTGGCTTCTGTTGACATAGGCATCTCATCTTCTGTCACTCCCAATATGCTTGCCAATTTCTTGGTAGAGACAAATACCATCTCCTACCTTGGATGTGCCATCCAACTTGGCTCAGCTGCTTTCTTTGGATCAACTGAGTCCTTCATTCTGGCTACCATGGCTTATGATCGTTTTGTGGCAATCTGTAGCCCACTGATTTATTCAACCAAAATATCCACACAAATCTGTGTCCAGTTGCTTATAGGATCATATATTGGTGGTTTTCTTAATGCTTCTTTTTTcaccatttccttcttttcttttatattctgtgGACCAAATAGAATCAAtcattttttctgtgattttactCCATTAGTTGAACTCTCTTGTTCTTATAGCAATATCCTCATAATTCTTGATTCATTTTCTGCTGGATCCATCATTGTGATTAcagtgtttgtcatagccatTTCCTACACCTACATCCTCATCACCATCCTGAAGATGCGCTCCACTGAGGGCCGCCAGAAAGCTTTCTCCACCTGCACCTCGCACCTCACTGCAGTGATTATATTCTATGGGACTGTCACATTTATCTATGTGATGCCCAAGTCCAGCTACTCCACAGACCAGAACAAAGTGTTATCTGTGTTCTACATGGTGGTGATCCCCATGTTGAACCCACTTATCTACAGTCTCAGGAATAATGAGATTAAGGATGCTCTGAAGAGACATCTaagtaagaaaacattttcctagAAATGTCTCTAACCTGTTATTTTGTCACATGCTATGTAAAAGTGATATAACATagtattaaaaggaaaatggggactggagagataactcagtagttaaaagcaccaACTGTtcatacagaggacctgggttcaattaccagcatccacatggcagctcacaactgcatgtaactctagttccaggggatcctacactctaaaaaaaagaaaacatgaaactgGTATTGATTGAAATGCATGATATGGCATATTACCAGACTTGAAATTTGGCAGTAACTGTATAGAGTGAGTGTTCATCCATCAGAATGTAAATTACATGTTCATAGGAAGTTATACATTTCATGCATAACCAAAAATATTTcccaaaaatcagatgttcaaaattattgttcattttt
It contains:
- the LOC119818981 gene encoding olfactory receptor 507, with the translated sequence MALLEDRNHTAVTEFILLGLTDDAVLKVILFTIILCIYLVTMSGNLSTILLIRVSSQLHHPMYFFLSHLASVDIGISSSVTPNMLANFLVETNTISYLGCAIQLGSAAFFGSTESFILATMAYDRFVAICSPLIYSTKISTQICVQLLIGSYIGGFLNASFFTISFFSFIFCGPNRINHFFCDFTPLVELSCSYSNILIILDSFSAGSIIVITVFVIAISYTYILITILKMRSTEGRQKAFSTCTSHLTAVIIFYGTVTFIYVMPKSSYSTDQNKVLSVFYMVVIPMLNPLIYSLRNNEIKDALKRHLSKKTFS